The following coding sequences are from one Achromobacter sp. B7 window:
- a CDS encoding sigma 54-interacting transcriptional regulator, producing the protein MTQKFARDEFDLYVWEGTSDIASRAERCLAGMDVTLVRADVGTAFPPPRDPGRPAVALLSVSVMGDNRFSGYDWLSAQAMPVIWVSAETRGRDPRYYPPEYSYTLPLSFTTADLRKLLYELLGTLEQFSRSAPKREQPLIAVSEPMRALLAEAEMFADCRSNALIHGETGVGKERIARLLHDRAAWSDGPFVAVNCGAIPEGLFEAHFFGHAKGAFTGAVGAHKGYFEQANGGTLFLDEIGDLPLYQQVKLLRVLEQSAVTRLGSTVEIPVDFRLVAATNKDLRVLVGQDEFRADLYYRLAVIELRIPNLEQRGGDEKIAIFRALLARLGCDGEPPEWLLDRVARTRYAGNVRELSNVAERVAIMRRQFGAWDESRIARIFDQIGEPLRAASTLCEPPVFTDAERAERARILAALDVNGWRRQDTANTLGISRKVLWEKMRKLHLGGGQGETAEGVVEAS; encoded by the coding sequence ATGACTCAGAAATTCGCCCGTGACGAGTTCGATCTGTACGTCTGGGAAGGCACGTCCGACATCGCCAGCCGCGCCGAGCGCTGCCTGGCCGGCATGGACGTGACGCTGGTGCGCGCGGACGTGGGCACCGCATTCCCGCCGCCGCGCGACCCAGGCCGCCCGGCCGTCGCCCTGCTGTCGGTGTCGGTCATGGGGGACAACCGGTTCAGCGGCTACGACTGGTTGTCGGCGCAGGCCATGCCGGTGATCTGGGTGTCCGCCGAAACGCGTGGCCGCGATCCTCGCTACTACCCGCCCGAATATTCCTACACCTTGCCGCTGTCGTTCACCACGGCTGACCTGCGCAAGCTGCTGTATGAATTGCTGGGCACGCTGGAGCAGTTCAGCCGGTCCGCGCCCAAGCGCGAGCAACCCCTGATTGCGGTGTCCGAACCCATGCGCGCGCTGCTGGCCGAAGCCGAGATGTTTGCCGATTGCCGCAGCAATGCGCTGATCCACGGCGAAACCGGCGTCGGCAAAGAGCGCATCGCGCGCCTGCTGCACGACCGCGCGGCCTGGTCCGATGGCCCCTTCGTGGCGGTCAACTGTGGCGCCATCCCGGAAGGCCTGTTCGAGGCGCATTTCTTCGGACATGCCAAGGGCGCGTTCACCGGCGCCGTGGGCGCCCACAAGGGCTATTTCGAACAAGCCAACGGCGGCACGCTGTTCCTGGATGAAATTGGCGACCTGCCGCTATACCAACAGGTGAAACTGCTGCGCGTGCTCGAGCAAAGCGCAGTGACCCGGCTGGGTTCCACCGTGGAAATTCCGGTGGATTTCCGCCTGGTCGCGGCAACCAATAAAGACCTGCGCGTGCTGGTGGGGCAGGACGAATTCCGGGCCGACCTCTATTACCGGCTGGCGGTGATCGAACTGCGCATTCCGAATCTTGAGCAGCGGGGCGGCGATGAAAAGATCGCCATATTCCGCGCGTTGCTGGCTCGCCTGGGCTGCGACGGCGAGCCCCCAGAATGGCTGCTGGACCGCGTGGCGCGCACGCGCTACGCCGGCAACGTGCGCGAACTGTCCAACGTGGCCGAGCGCGTGGCCATCATGCGCCGGCAATTCGGCGCCTGGGACGAATCGCGCATCGCGCGCATCTTCGATCAGATCGGGGAACCCCTGCGCGCCGCCAGCACGCTGTGCGAGCCACCGGTATTTACCGACGCCGAGCGGGCCGAACGCGCCCGCATCCTGGCGGCGCTGGACGTTAACGGCTGGCGCCGGCAAGACACCGCGAACACGCTGGGCATCAGCCGCAAAGTGCTGTGGGAAAAGATGCGCAAGCTGCATCTGGGCGGCGGGCAGGGCGAAACGGCGGAGGGCGTCGTGGAGGCCTCCTGA